From Mycolicibacterium nivoides, a single genomic window includes:
- a CDS encoding DUF4417 domain-containing protein — protein MDALNLRAIFPSSNPFGFPDLERCDWVPDYLGAWHLPRQRERAARENGAIHFFLDDYRFETAFTSPERTLGRVTAVGGALTPDFSLWRDMPRAAQLWNVYRSRWCGAYWQSHGVNVIPTACWARSDTFDFCFEGLPRGGPVAVSAVGVRAKPEDQALFREGLAAMVERLEPAILLSYGRLVHVEGLDLPPVREFPTFWDERRKAVNA, from the coding sequence ATGGACGCGTTGAATCTGCGTGCGATCTTCCCGTCGAGCAATCCGTTTGGTTTCCCTGATCTTGAGCGTTGCGATTGGGTGCCCGATTACCTGGGGGCGTGGCATCTGCCGCGTCAGCGGGAGCGTGCAGCTCGGGAGAACGGGGCGATCCACTTTTTTTTGGACGACTACCGTTTTGAGACGGCGTTTACGAGCCCTGAGAGGACGCTGGGGCGAGTTACAGCGGTCGGCGGTGCCCTGACGCCAGATTTCAGTTTGTGGCGCGATATGCCGCGTGCAGCGCAGTTGTGGAACGTGTACCGGTCCCGTTGGTGTGGCGCGTACTGGCAGAGCCACGGCGTGAACGTCATTCCTACGGCCTGCTGGGCACGCTCAGACACGTTCGACTTCTGCTTCGAGGGTCTGCCTCGTGGCGGGCCTGTGGCTGTGTCTGCGGTCGGCGTGCGGGCGAAGCCGGAGGATCAAGCGCTGTTCCGTGAGGGCCTGGCCGCGATGGTCGAGCGCCTTGAGCCGGCGATTTTGCTTAGCTACGGGCGGCTTGTGCATGTGGAGGGTTTGGACCTGCCACCTGTGCGGGAGTTCCCGACGTTCTGGGATGAGCGCCGTAAGGCGGTTAACGCTTAG
- a CDS encoding DUF6283 family protein: MSDINRPAPNPCASCPYRRDVPSGIWAEQEYVKLPQYDADMPYQPTGLFQCHQNERNDPHARLCAGWVGTHGPDNLLALRLASAFGSMSHEELDATFDYSSPVPLFASGHEAAEHGVRDIDAPDEDAERAIAKIAKRRNDVRMS, translated from the coding sequence ATGAGCGATATCAACCGGCCCGCACCGAACCCCTGCGCCTCATGCCCATACCGGCGCGACGTGCCAAGCGGCATCTGGGCCGAACAGGAATACGTCAAGCTCCCCCAGTACGACGCTGACATGCCTTACCAGCCGACCGGACTGTTCCAGTGCCACCAGAACGAACGGAACGACCCGCACGCCCGGCTCTGCGCCGGTTGGGTCGGAACCCACGGCCCCGACAACCTGCTAGCACTGCGCCTGGCATCCGCGTTCGGGTCCATGTCGCACGAGGAGCTGGACGCGACATTCGACTACAGCAGCCCCGTCCCACTCTTCGCCAGCGGGCACGAAGCCGCAGAGCACGGCGTGCGTGATATCGACGCGCCTGACGAGGACGCAGAGCGAGCAATCGCCAAGATCGCTAAGCGCCGCAACGACGTAAGGATGAGCTAA